In Fusobacterium periodonticum ATCC 33693, the following are encoded in one genomic region:
- the hpt gene encoding hypoxanthine phosphoribosyltransferase, whose translation MNYRIENLIDRKAVENRIKELAKQIEKDYAGEEVYCVGLLKGSVVFLSDLVKEINSPVIIDFMSVSSYGSETVSSGDVKILKDTDLDLRGKHVLIVEDIIDTGLTLEHVIRYFKESKGVKTLKTCTLLSKPERRKVNIDIDYVGFDVPDKFVIGYGLDYDQKYRNLPYIAVVVFE comes from the coding sequence GTGAACTATAGAATTGAAAATTTGATTGATAGAAAGGCTGTTGAAAATAGAATAAAGGAATTAGCTAAGCAAATAGAAAAAGATTATGCTGGAGAAGAAGTTTACTGTGTGGGACTATTGAAAGGATCAGTAGTTTTTTTAAGTGATTTAGTAAAGGAAATAAATTCGCCAGTTATAATAGATTTTATGTCTGTATCTAGCTATGGAAGTGAAACTGTAAGTAGTGGAGATGTTAAAATTTTAAAAGATACTGATTTAGATTTAAGAGGAAAACATGTTTTAATCGTTGAAGATATAATAGATACAGGTTTAACTTTAGAGCATGTTATAAGATATTTTAAAGAATCAAAAGGAGTAAAAACTCTTAAAACTTGTACTCTATTGAGTAAACCAGAAAGAAGAAAGGTAAACATAGACATTGATTATGTAGGTTTTGATGTTCCAGATAAATTTGTAATTGGTTATGGACTTGACTATGATCAAAAGTATAGAAATTTACCATATATAGCTGTTGTAGTTTTTGAATAG
- a CDS encoding VOC family protein gives MKFHFLHENFNVLDLEKSIKFYEEALGLKVEREKFAEDGSYKIVYLGDGITNFQLELTWLADRTEKYDLGDEEFHLAFEVDDYEGAFKKHTEMGCVVFVNEKMGIYFITDPDGYWIEILPPKK, from the coding sequence ATGAAATTTCACTTTTTACATGAAAACTTTAATGTTTTAGATTTAGAAAAGAGTATAAAATTCTATGAAGAAGCTCTTGGACTAAAAGTTGAAAGAGAAAAATTTGCAGAAGATGGAAGCTATAAAATAGTTTATCTAGGAGATGGAATAACAAACTTTCAACTAGAATTAACTTGGCTTGCAGATAGAACAGAAAAATATGATTTAGGTGATGAAGAATTCCATTTAGCTTTTGAAGTAGATGACTACGAAGGAGCATTCAAAAAACATACAGAAATGGGTTGTGTTGTTTTTGTAAATGAAAAAATGGGTATATATTTCATAACTGATCCTGATGGATATTGGATAGAAATTTTACCACCTAAAAAATAA
- the atpC gene encoding ATP synthase F1 subunit epsilon, protein MLVSVVTQIKKVLEQEAGYLRLRTSEGDIGIMPNHAPLVAELSAGKMEIESPSKDRRDVYFLTGGFLEISNNQATIIADEIFPLDEINIENEQLELEKLRKELELDLTEEEKQKIQKRIKISSAMIDAKTN, encoded by the coding sequence ATGTTGGTAAGTGTTGTAACACAGATTAAAAAAGTATTAGAACAAGAAGCAGGATATCTAAGACTTAGAACTTCAGAAGGAGATATAGGTATAATGCCTAATCATGCTCCTTTAGTTGCTGAACTATCAGCAGGAAAGATGGAAATTGAAAGTCCTTCAAAAGATAGAAGAGATGTTTATTTTTTAACAGGTGGTTTTTTAGAAATTTCTAATAACCAAGCAACAATAATTGCAGATGAAATATTTCCATTAGATGAAATTAACATTGAAAATGAGCAATTAGAACTTGAGAAGTTAAGAAAAGAATTAGAGCTTGATCTGACAGAAGAAGAAAAGCAAAAAATTCAAAAAAGAATAAAAATTTCTTCAGCTATGATAGATGCTAAAACTAACTAG
- the atpD gene encoding F0F1 ATP synthase subunit beta, producing MNRGTITQIISAVVDVAFKDELPAIYNALKVKLEDKELVLEVEQHLGNNVVRTVAMDSTDGLKRGMEVIDTGKPITVPVGKAVLGRILNVLGEPVDNQGPVNAETVLPIHREAPEFDDLETETEIFETGIKVIDLLAPYIKGGKIGLFGGAGVGKTVLIMELINNIAKGHGGISVFAGVGERTREGRDLYNEMTESGVITKTALVYGQMNEPPGARLRVALTGLTVAENFRDKDGQDVLLFIDNIFRFTQAGSEVSALLGRIPSAVGYQPNLATEMGALQERITSTKSGSITSVQAVYVPADDLTDPAPATTFSHLDATTVLSRNIASLGIYPAVDPLDSTSKALSEDIVGKEHYEIARKVQEVLQRYKELQDIIAILGMDELSDEDKLTVSRARKIERFFSQPFSVAEQFTGMEGKYVPVKETIRGFREILEGKHDDIPEQAFLYVGTIEEAVAKSKDLVK from the coding sequence GTGAATAGAGGAACTATAACACAAATTATAAGTGCTGTTGTAGACGTTGCTTTTAAAGATGAATTGCCTGCAATATATAATGCTTTAAAAGTAAAATTAGAAGACAAAGAACTTGTACTTGAAGTTGAGCAACACCTTGGGAACAATGTTGTAAGAACAGTTGCCATGGACTCAACAGATGGTTTAAAAAGAGGAATGGAAGTTATAGATACAGGGAAACCAATCACAGTACCAGTTGGAAAAGCTGTTCTAGGAAGAATATTAAACGTTTTAGGAGAGCCTGTTGACAATCAAGGGCCTGTAAATGCTGAAACAGTTTTACCTATCCATAGAGAAGCACCTGAGTTTGATGACTTAGAAACTGAAACTGAAATATTTGAAACAGGAATCAAAGTTATAGATTTATTAGCACCATATATAAAAGGTGGTAAGATAGGTCTGTTTGGAGGAGCAGGAGTAGGTAAGACAGTTTTAATAATGGAACTTATCAACAACATTGCTAAGGGACACGGAGGAATTTCTGTGTTTGCAGGAGTTGGAGAAAGAACAAGAGAAGGAAGAGACTTGTACAATGAAATGACTGAATCAGGAGTTATTACAAAGACAGCTCTTGTTTATGGACAAATGAATGAGCCACCTGGAGCAAGATTAAGAGTTGCTTTAACAGGACTTACAGTTGCAGAAAACTTTAGAGATAAAGATGGACAAGATGTACTTCTATTTATAGATAATATATTCAGATTTACACAAGCAGGATCTGAAGTATCAGCTTTACTTGGAAGAATACCTTCAGCTGTTGGTTACCAACCAAACTTGGCAACAGAAATGGGAGCTTTACAAGAAAGAATTACATCAACAAAATCTGGTTCTATCACATCAGTTCAAGCTGTTTATGTACCAGCCGATGACTTGACTGACCCAGCACCAGCTACAACTTTCTCTCACTTGGATGCAACAACAGTTCTTTCAAGAAATATAGCATCTCTTGGAATATATCCAGCTGTTGACCCATTAGATTCAACATCTAAGGCTCTATCAGAAGATATAGTTGGAAAAGAACACTATGAAATAGCAAGAAAAGTGCAAGAAGTTTTACAAAGATATAAAGAATTACAAGATATCATAGCTATCTTAGGTATGGATGAATTATCTGATGAAGATAAACTTACAGTATCAAGAGCTAGAAAAATTGAAAGATTTTTCTCACAACCTTTCTCTGTTGCAGAACAATTTACAGGAATGGAAGGAAAATATGTTCCTGTAAAAGAAACAATCAGAGGATTTAGAGAAATATTAGAAGGAAAACATGATGATATTCCTGAACAAGCATTTCTATATGTTGGTACAATAGAAGAAGCCGTTGCTAAATCAAAAGATTTAGTAAAATAA
- the atpG gene encoding ATP synthase F1 subunit gamma, whose protein sequence is MPGMKEIKSRIKSVQSTRQITNAMEIVSTTKFKKYSKLVSESRPYEESMRKILSHIAAGTKNERHPLFDGREEVKSIAIIVITSDRGLCGSFNSSTLKELEKLVKQNEGKKISIIPFGRKAIDFASKRNYDFSESFSKFSAEEMNKIARDVSEDIVVKYANHEYDEVYLIYNKFISALRYDLTCEKIIPIARMEGEVNSEYIFEPNTEYILSSLLPRFINLQVYQAILNNTASEHSARKNSMGSATDNADEMIKTLNIQYNRNRQTAITQEITEIVGGASAL, encoded by the coding sequence ATGCCTGGAATGAAAGAAATAAAAAGTAGAATCAAATCTGTTCAATCTACCCGTCAAATTACTAATGCTATGGAAATTGTTTCTACAACTAAATTTAAAAAATATTCTAAATTAGTTTCAGAATCAAGACCATATGAAGAAAGTATGAGAAAAATTCTATCTCATATAGCAGCGGGAACTAAAAATGAAAGACACCCACTTTTTGATGGAAGAGAAGAAGTAAAAAGTATAGCTATAATAGTTATAACTTCTGATAGAGGACTTTGTGGAAGCTTTAACAGTTCTACTTTAAAAGAGCTAGAAAAGTTAGTTAAACAAAATGAAGGTAAGAAAATATCTATTATTCCTTTTGGAAGAAAAGCTATAGATTTTGCTTCAAAAAGAAATTACGATTTCTCAGAATCTTTTTCAAAATTTTCTGCTGAAGAAATGAATAAAATTGCAAGAGATGTTTCAGAAGATATTGTTGTAAAATATGCAAATCATGAATATGATGAAGTTTATTTAATATACAATAAATTTATATCTGCTTTAAGATATGATTTAACTTGTGAAAAAATAATTCCAATAGCTAGAATGGAAGGCGAAGTAAATAGTGAATATATATTTGAACCTAACACAGAATATATATTATCATCTCTATTACCTAGATTTATCAATTTACAAGTATATCAAGCTATTTTAAATAATACTGCTAGTGAACATTCGGCAAGAAAGAATTCAATGGGTAGTGCAACAGATAATGCTGATGAAATGATAAAGACATTGAATATCCAATACAATAGAAATAGACAAACAGCTATTACTCAAGAAATAACAGAAATAGTTGGAGGAGCATCTGCTTTATAA
- the atpA gene encoding F0F1 ATP synthase subunit alpha, protein MNIRPEEVSSIIKKEIDNYKKTLEIKTSGTVLEVGDGIARIYGLSNVMSGELLEFPHGVMGMALNLEEDNVGAVILGNASLIKEGDEVRATGKVVSVPAGDNLLGRVVNSLGEPIDGKGEIIADKYMPIERKASGIISRQPVSEPLQTGIKSIDGMVPIGRGQRELIIGDRQTGKTAIAIDTIINQKGQNVKCIYVAIGQKRSTVAQIYKKLSDLGCMEYTTIVAATASEAAPLQYMAPYSGVAIGEYFMDKGEHVLIIYDDLSKHAVAYREMSLLLRRPPGREAYPGDVFYLHSRLLERAAKLSDELGGGSITALPIIETQAGDVSAYIPTNVISITDGQIFLESQLFNSGFRPAINAGISVSRVGGAAQIKAMKQVASKVKLELAQYTELLTFAQFGSDLDKATKAQLERGHRIMEILKQPQYHPYTVEKQVVSFYSVINGHLDDIEVSKVRRFEKELLEYLKGNTDILTEIADKKALDKDLEERLKESIANFKKSFN, encoded by the coding sequence TTGAATATTAGACCAGAAGAAGTAAGTTCTATTATTAAAAAAGAAATAGATAACTATAAGAAAACTTTAGAAATAAAAACTTCTGGGACTGTTCTTGAAGTAGGAGATGGTATTGCGAGAATTTATGGTTTAAGCAATGTTATGTCGGGAGAGCTTCTTGAATTTCCTCATGGAGTAATGGGAATGGCTTTGAACTTGGAAGAAGATAATGTTGGAGCCGTTATCCTTGGAAATGCTTCTTTAATAAAAGAAGGAGATGAAGTTAGAGCAACAGGTAAAGTTGTATCTGTACCTGCTGGAGATAACTTATTAGGTAGAGTAGTAAACTCTTTAGGAGAACCTATAGATGGAAAGGGAGAAATAATTGCAGATAAATACATGCCTATTGAAAGAAAGGCATCTGGAATTATTTCAAGACAACCAGTATCAGAACCTTTACAAACAGGAATTAAATCAATAGATGGAATGGTTCCTATTGGTAGAGGACAAAGAGAACTTATTATAGGGGATAGACAAACAGGTAAAACTGCAATAGCTATCGATACTATAATCAACCAAAAAGGGCAAAATGTAAAATGTATTTATGTTGCAATAGGACAAAAAAGATCAACTGTTGCACAAATATATAAGAAGTTAAGTGACTTAGGTTGTATGGAGTATACAACAATAGTTGCAGCAACTGCTTCTGAAGCAGCACCTTTACAATATATGGCACCTTACTCAGGAGTAGCTATAGGTGAATATTTTATGGATAAGGGAGAACATGTTTTAATAATTTATGATGATTTATCTAAACATGCGGTTGCTTACAGAGAAATGTCATTACTACTTAGAAGACCACCTGGACGTGAGGCTTATCCAGGAGACGTATTCTATTTACATTCAAGATTACTTGAAAGAGCTGCTAAGTTATCTGATGAATTAGGAGGAGGTTCTATAACTGCATTACCAATTATAGAAACTCAAGCAGGAGACGTTTCTGCATATATTCCTACTAACGTAATATCAATAACTGATGGACAAATATTCTTGGAATCTCAACTTTTCAACTCAGGATTTAGACCAGCAATAAATGCAGGGATATCAGTATCAAGAGTTGGAGGAGCTGCACAAATAAAGGCTATGAAACAAGTTGCATCAAAAGTTAAATTAGAGCTTGCTCAATATACTGAGCTTTTAACTTTCGCTCAATTTGGATCAGACCTTGATAAAGCTACAAAAGCACAATTAGAAAGAGGACACAGAATAATGGAAATATTGAAACAACCTCAATATCACCCATATACTGTTGAAAAACAAGTTGTATCTTTCTATTCTGTAATCAATGGTCACTTAGACGATATAGAAGTTTCAAAAGTAAGAAGATTTGAAAAAGAATTATTAGAATATCTAAAGGGAAACACAGATATTTTAACTGAAATAGCTGACAAGAAAGCTTTAGATAAAGATTTAGAAGAAAGATTGAAGGAAAGTATTGCAAACTTTAAAAAGTCTTTTAATTAA
- the atpH gene encoding ATP synthase F1 subunit delta, whose amino-acid sequence MIKSQIGRRYSKAIFDIAEEKNQVKEIYEMLNSAMVLYRTDKEFKNFIRNPLIENEQKKAVLTEIFGKDSSENLNILLYILDKGRINCIKYIVAEYLKIYYRKNRILDVKATFTKELSEEQRTKLINKLSQKTGKEINLEVKVDKSILGGGIIKIGDKIIDGSIRRELDNWKKS is encoded by the coding sequence ATGATTAAATCACAAATAGGAAGAAGATATTCTAAGGCAATATTTGATATTGCTGAAGAAAAGAATCAAGTTAAGGAAATTTATGAAATGCTAAATTCAGCTATGGTTTTATATAGAACTGATAAAGAATTTAAGAATTTTATAAGAAATCCTTTAATTGAGAATGAACAAAAAAAGGCAGTTTTAACTGAAATTTTTGGTAAAGATAGCAGTGAGAACTTAAATATTTTACTATATATTTTAGATAAAGGTAGAATTAACTGTATAAAATATATTGTTGCAGAATATCTAAAAATATACTATAGAAAAAATAGAATTTTAGATGTAAAAGCTACTTTTACTAAAGAATTATCTGAAGAACAAAGAACTAAATTAATCAATAAATTATCACAAAAAACTGGAAAAGAAATCAATTTGGAAGTAAAAGTTGATAAGTCTATTCTAGGTGGTGGAATTATAAAAATAGGTGATAAGATTATTGATGGTTCTATCCGTAGAGAATTAGATAATTGGAAAAAGAGTTAA
- the atpF gene encoding F0F1 ATP synthase subunit B, with product MPIISIDATFFWQIINFFVLLFIVKKYFKEPISKIINERKQKIEAELVEATKNREEAEKLHKEAEAQVLNSRKEASEIVKNAQRKAEEEAHLLIKEARENRENILRATELEVTKIKNDTKDELGREVKNLAAELAEKIIKEKVDDNQETSLIDKFIAEVGEDK from the coding sequence GTGCCAATAATATCTATTGATGCTACGTTTTTTTGGCAAATCATTAACTTTTTTGTTCTTTTATTTATAGTAAAGAAATATTTTAAAGAGCCTATATCAAAAATAATAAATGAAAGAAAGCAAAAAATAGAAGCTGAATTAGTTGAAGCAACAAAAAACAGAGAAGAAGCTGAAAAACTACATAAAGAAGCTGAAGCTCAAGTTCTTAATTCAAGAAAAGAAGCTAGTGAAATTGTTAAAAATGCACAAAGAAAAGCAGAAGAAGAAGCACACCTTCTAATAAAAGAGGCAAGAGAAAATAGAGAAAATATTTTAAGGGCCACTGAGTTAGAAGTTACAAAAATTAAAAATGATACCAAAGATGAGTTAGGTAGAGAAGTTAAAAACTTAGCTGCAGAACTAGCTGAAAAAATTATAAAAGAAAAGGTAGATGATAATCAAGAAACTTCACTTATTGATAAATTCATAGCAGAGGTAGGGGAAGATAAATGA
- the atpE gene encoding ATP synthase F0 subunit C, whose translation MDLLTAKTIVLGCSAVGAGLAMIAGLGPGIGEGYAAGKAVESVARQPEARGSIISTMILGQAVAESTGIYSLVIALILLYANPFLSKLG comes from the coding sequence ATGGATTTATTAACAGCAAAAACAATAGTTTTAGGATGTTCAGCAGTTGGAGCAGGACTTGCTATGATAGCAGGATTAGGACCAGGAATCGGGGAAGGATATGCAGCCGGGAAAGCAGTTGAATCTGTTGCAAGACAACCAGAAGCAAGAGGAAGCATAATCTCTACAATGATACTAGGACAAGCCGTAGCAGAATCTACAGGTATTTACTCATTAGTTATTGCACTAATTTTACTTTATGCAAACCCTTTCTTAAGCAAATTAGGATAA
- the atpB gene encoding F0F1 ATP synthase subunit A, whose translation MRLGPIEFTTGELVSGPSKIFSIFGFPITSTVVTTWFILLCFFVFFKLGTRNLQLIPGKFQSILEGIYEFLDGTIGQILGTWKKKYYTFFATLFLFIFLSNIITFFPIPWFGVKNGVFEIFPAFRSPTADLNTTVCLALIVTFLFISINIKNNGILGYLKGFGDPTPVMVPLNIVGEFAKPLNISMRLFGNMFAGMVIMGLIYMAVPYFIPAPLHLYFDLFAGLVQSFVFVTLSMVYVQGSLGDAEYTE comes from the coding sequence GTGAGACTAGGACCAATAGAATTTACGACAGGAGAATTGGTATCTGGGCCTTCAAAAATATTTTCAATATTTGGCTTTCCAATAACTTCTACTGTTGTTACAACTTGGTTTATACTTTTATGTTTCTTTGTATTTTTTAAACTTGGAACAAGAAATCTACAATTGATTCCTGGAAAATTTCAATCAATTCTTGAAGGAATTTATGAATTTTTAGATGGAACTATTGGACAAATATTAGGAACTTGGAAAAAGAAATATTACACATTTTTTGCAACATTATTTTTGTTTATATTTTTATCAAACATAATAACGTTCTTCCCTATACCTTGGTTCGGGGTAAAAAATGGTGTATTTGAAATTTTCCCAGCCTTTAGGTCACCAACAGCTGACTTAAACACTACTGTTTGTCTAGCATTGATAGTAACCTTCTTGTTTATATCAATAAATATAAAGAATAACGGTATACTTGGATATTTAAAAGGCTTTGGAGACCCAACACCAGTTATGGTTCCATTAAACATAGTTGGAGAGTTTGCAAAACCATTAAATATATCTATGAGATTGTTTGGAAATATGTTTGCTGGCATGGTTATAATGGGGCTTATTTATATGGCAGTACCTTACTTCATCCCAGCACCTCTGCACTTGTATTTTGACCTATTTGCAGGTCTAGTACAAAGTTTCGTTTTCGTAACCTTATCTATGGTATATGTTCAAGGTTCACTAGGAGATGCAGAGTACACTGAGTAA
- a CDS encoding ATP synthase subunit I, with protein sequence MEDIKNLFKKTIITTIICFLLGLVFQNKYLFFGIGGGCAISVIALYLISVDSKTITYSKDVKVAKRIAYIGYAKRYFLHLLFFVALFYFFNDFRLFLCGFIGTLNVKLTIYCMNTLKKIRSFFNS encoded by the coding sequence ATGGAGGATATAAAAAATTTATTTAAAAAAACAATAATAACAACTATTATCTGTTTTTTATTAGGTTTAGTTTTTCAAAATAAATATCTTTTCTTTGGAATAGGTGGAGGCTGTGCAATATCAGTCATAGCTCTATATCTTATATCAGTTGATAGCAAGACTATTACCTATTCTAAAGATGTAAAAGTAGCTAAAAGAATTGCATACATTGGTTATGCCAAAAGATATTTTTTACACCTACTATTTTTTGTAGCATTGTTTTATTTCTTTAATGACTTTAGACTTTTTTTATGTGGATTTATAGGTACATTGAATGTTAAACTCACAATTTACTGTATGAATACACTAAAAAAGATAAGAAGTTTTTTTAATAGTTAA
- a CDS encoding AtpZ/AtpI family protein, producing MKIFDKDFFRYLALFTEIGLTLFINVFIAIYLYYLFEKYLFKSFILLIFMILLGIVNGFYSVYKLIFPKNKK from the coding sequence ATGAAAATTTTTGATAAAGATTTTTTTAGGTATTTAGCTTTATTCACTGAAATAGGTTTGACATTATTTATAAATGTTTTTATAGCAATATATCTTTATTATCTTTTTGAAAAATATTTATTTAAGAGTTTTATTTTATTGATATTTATGATACTATTAGGAATAGTAAACGGATTTTATAGCGTGTATAAGCTTATATTTCCAAAAAATAAAAAATAG
- the glmM gene encoding phosphoglucosamine mutase, with protein sequence MGRYFGTDGIRGEANKELTVEKALRLGYALGYYLKNTYKNEEKIKVVMGSDTRISGYMLRSALTAGLTSMGIYIDFVGVIPTPGVAYITKLKKAKAGIMISASHNPAKDNGIKIFNSDGFKFSDEIENKIEDYMDDLNSILVDPLAGDKVGKFKYAEDEYFLYRDYLSHCVKGNFKDIKIVLDTANGAAYRAAKDVFLDLRAELVVINDAPNGRNINVKCGSTHPEILAKVVVGYEADLGLAYDGDADRLIAVDKFGNIIDGDKIIGILALGMKNAGTLKNDKVVTTVMSNIGFEKYLKENNIELLRANVGDRNVLEMMQKQDVAIGGEQSGHIILRDYATTGDGILSSLKLVEVIRDTGKDLHELVSAIKDAPQTLINVKVDNAKKNTWDKNEKITSFIAEINKKHSDEVRILVRKSGTEPLIRVMTEGENKQLVHKLAEDIAKLIETELN encoded by the coding sequence ATGGGTAGATATTTTGGAACAGATGGTATTAGAGGGGAAGCAAACAAAGAATTAACTGTTGAAAAAGCATTAAGACTTGGTTATGCTCTTGGATATTACCTAAAAAACACATATAAAAATGAAGAAAAAATAAAAGTTGTCATGGGAAGTGACACAAGAATATCTGGTTATATGTTAAGATCAGCTTTAACAGCAGGACTTACATCAATGGGAATATATATAGACTTTGTTGGAGTTATCCCTACACCAGGAGTAGCTTATATAACTAAGTTAAAGAAAGCTAAAGCAGGTATTATGATCTCTGCTTCACACAACCCAGCAAAAGACAATGGAATAAAAATCTTTAACTCAGATGGTTTTAAATTTTCTGATGAAATAGAAAATAAAATAGAAGACTATATGGACGATTTAAATTCTATTTTAGTAGATCCTTTAGCAGGAGATAAAGTAGGTAAATTTAAGTATGCAGAAGATGAGTATTTCTTATATAGAGATTACTTATCTCACTGTGTAAAAGGAAACTTCAAGGATATAAAAATTGTACTTGATACTGCTAATGGAGCGGCATATAGAGCTGCAAAAGATGTATTCTTAGATTTAAGAGCTGAACTTGTTGTTATAAATGATGCTCCTAATGGAAGAAATATAAATGTAAAATGTGGTTCAACTCACCCAGAAATACTAGCAAAAGTTGTTGTAGGTTATGAGGCAGATTTAGGATTAGCTTATGATGGAGATGCTGATAGACTTATAGCAGTTGATAAATTTGGAAATATTATTGATGGAGATAAAATTATAGGAATTTTAGCTCTAGGTATGAAAAATGCAGGAACTTTAAAAAATGATAAAGTTGTAACTACTGTAATGAGTAATATAGGTTTTGAAAAATATCTAAAAGAAAATAATATAGAGCTTTTAAGAGCAAATGTTGGAGATAGAAATGTTCTTGAAATGATGCAAAAACAAGATGTTGCTATAGGTGGAGAGCAATCAGGGCACATTATATTAAGAGACTATGCTACAACAGGAGATGGAATATTATCATCTTTAAAACTTGTTGAAGTTATAAGAGATACAGGAAAAGATTTACATGAATTGGTGTCTGCAATAAAAGATGCTCCTCAAACTTTAATAAATGTAAAAGTTGATAATGCTAAAAAGAATACTTGGGATAAAAATGAAAAAATTACAAGTTTTATAGCTGAAATAAATAAAAAACACTCTGATGAAGTTAGAATATTAGTTAGAAAATCAGGAACAGAGCCTTTAATAAGAGTAATGACAGAAGGTGAAAATAAGCAACTTGTGCATAAGTTAGCAGAAGATATTGCTAAACTGATAGAAACTGAATTAAATTAA
- a CDS encoding Gx transporter family protein: MIKKEYREEIYLIALVLLGLYLSLIENIIPKPFPWMKIGLSNISVLIALEKFNSKMALQTILLRVFIQALMLGTLFTPNFIISFSAGLVSTLFMIFLYKFRKYLSLLSISCISAFMHNLLQLTVVYFLMFRNISLNSRSIIIFIIFFLGLGVIMGLVTGVIATRLNLKRNK, translated from the coding sequence ATGATAAAAAAAGAATATAGAGAAGAAATTTATCTAATAGCTTTAGTACTTTTAGGCTTATATCTTTCTCTTATTGAAAATATAATACCTAAACCATTTCCTTGGATGAAGATAGGTTTATCAAATATATCTGTACTAATAGCTCTTGAAAAATTTAATTCTAAAATGGCTTTACAGACTATTTTACTTAGAGTTTTTATACAGGCTCTTATGCTTGGAACTCTATTTACACCTAATTTTATTATAAGCTTTAGTGCAGGACTAGTAAGTACATTATTTATGATCTTTTTATACAAATTTAGAAAGTATTTATCACTGTTGTCTATTAGTTGTATTTCAGCATTTATGCATAATCTTTTACAGTTGACAGTAGTATATTTTCTAATGTTTAGAAATATATCTTTAAATAGCAGGTCTATAATAATCTTTATCATTTTTTTTCTAGGATTAGGAGTTATTATGGGCTTAGTGACAGGAGTTATAGCAACAAGATTAAATTTAAAAAGGAATAAATAA